The Microbacterium limosum genome contains a region encoding:
- a CDS encoding SDR family oxidoreductase has translation MKVLVTGTEGYLGSVLAPELLRDGHEIRAVDTGFYKAGWLYNGVDSTPETLAKDIRHVEPADLEGIDAIVHMAELSNDPLGQFNPGLTKSINHEGSVRLARLAKDAGVSRFIYMSSCSVYGVADGVVDESSPVDPQTIYAECKAMVERDVLPMADDGFSPTFLRNATAFGASPRMRFDIVLNNLAGLAWTTKQIAMTSDGTPWRPLVHALDIAKAIRMTLQAPLDSVRGEIFNVGSEEQNYQVREIAEVIGEVFPGCDVSFGEAGGDNRSYKVNFDHIREVLPGYECDWNARRGAEQLLAVFSSIDLDEASFSGRGFTRLKQLEYLIRTGQVDDELFWRKP, from the coding sequence ATGAAGGTACTCGTCACGGGAACCGAGGGTTACCTCGGCTCCGTCCTCGCCCCCGAGCTGCTGCGCGACGGCCATGAGATCCGCGCCGTCGACACCGGCTTCTACAAGGCGGGGTGGCTCTACAACGGCGTGGACTCCACGCCGGAGACGCTGGCCAAGGACATCCGCCACGTCGAGCCGGCCGATCTGGAGGGCATCGACGCGATCGTCCACATGGCGGAGCTCTCGAACGACCCGCTCGGGCAGTTCAACCCCGGCCTGACGAAGTCCATCAACCACGAGGGATCGGTGCGCCTGGCCCGCCTGGCGAAGGATGCCGGGGTGTCCCGGTTCATCTACATGTCCTCGTGCAGCGTGTACGGCGTTGCGGACGGAGTCGTGGACGAGTCCTCCCCGGTCGACCCGCAGACGATCTACGCCGAGTGCAAGGCGATGGTGGAACGCGACGTGCTTCCGATGGCCGACGACGGTTTCTCGCCGACCTTCCTGCGCAACGCGACGGCGTTCGGCGCCTCCCCGCGCATGCGCTTCGACATCGTCCTCAACAACCTCGCGGGGCTCGCGTGGACGACGAAGCAGATCGCGATGACGAGCGACGGCACGCCGTGGCGTCCCCTCGTCCATGCGCTCGACATCGCCAAAGCGATCCGCATGACGCTGCAGGCGCCCCTCGACAGCGTGCGCGGTGAGATCTTCAACGTGGGGTCCGAGGAGCAGAACTACCAGGTGCGCGAGATCGCCGAGGTGATCGGCGAGGTGTTCCCGGGCTGCGACGTCTCCTTCGGTGAGGCGGGGGGCGACAACCGCAGCTACAAGGTCAACTTCGACCACATCCGCGAGGTGCTGCCCGGGTACGAGTGCGACTGGAACGCGCGCCGCGGCGCCGAGCAGCTGCTCGCCGTGTTCTCGTCGATCGATCTCGACGAGGCATCCTTCTCGGGCCGCGGCTTCACGCGCCTCAAGCAATTGGAGTACCTGATCCGCACGGGTCAGGTCGACGACGAGCTCTTCTGGAGGAAGCCGTGA
- the rpsM gene encoding 30S ribosomal protein S13: MARLAGVDIPRDKRVVIALTYIYGVGRTRSNEILAATGVDPDVRVKDLSDDQLVALRDHIEATYKVEGDLRREVAADIRRKVEIGSYEGLRHRRGLPVRGQRTKTNARTRKGPKRTVAGKKKAGRK, translated from the coding sequence ATGGCACGTCTTGCCGGCGTCGACATCCCGCGCGATAAGCGCGTGGTCATCGCCCTGACCTACATCTACGGCGTGGGCCGTACCCGCTCGAACGAGATCCTCGCCGCGACGGGCGTCGATCCCGACGTCCGCGTCAAGGACCTCTCGGACGACCAGCTCGTCGCCCTCCGCGACCACATCGAGGCCACCTACAAGGTGGAGGGCGACCTCCGCCGCGAGGTCGCCGCCGACATCCGCCGCAAGGTCGAGATCGGCTCCTACGAGGGCCTGCGCCACCGCCGCGGCCTTCCCGTGCGCGGCCAGCGCACGAAGACGAACGCGCGTACCCGCAAGGGCCCCAAGCGCACCGTCGCCGGCAAGAAGAAGGCCGGCCGCAAGTAA
- the infA gene encoding translation initiation factor IF-1, whose amino-acid sequence MAKKDGVIEIEGVISEALPNAMFRVELSNGHKVLATISGKMRQNYIRIIPEDRVVVELSPYDLTRGRIVYRYR is encoded by the coding sequence ATGGCCAAGAAAGACGGTGTCATCGAGATCGAGGGCGTGATCTCCGAGGCGCTTCCCAACGCGATGTTCCGCGTTGAGTTGAGCAACGGACACAAGGTCCTCGCGACGATCTCGGGAAAGATGCGGCAGAACTACATTCGCATCATCCCCGAGGACCGCGTTGTCGTGGAGCTCTCGCCCTACGACCTCACCCGCGGCCGCATCGTCTACCGCTACCGCTAG
- the rplQ gene encoding 50S ribosomal protein L17, giving the protein MPKPTKGPRLGGGPAHERLLLANLAAALFTHRSIKTTETKAKRLRPLAERLITFAKRGDLHARRRVLSVIGDREVVHVLFTEIAPLVADREGGYTRITKVGNRKGDNAPMAVIELVLEPVTPKVKSSKKSAVAAPAAEPVADEPAEAPAEGETAADQAAAEEAAVASEQADEVVAEENAEK; this is encoded by the coding sequence ATGCCCAAGCCCACGAAGGGTCCCCGCCTCGGAGGCGGCCCCGCACACGAGCGCCTGCTGCTTGCCAACCTCGCGGCGGCCCTGTTCACGCACCGCTCGATCAAGACGACGGAGACGAAGGCGAAGCGCCTGCGGCCCCTCGCCGAGCGCCTGATCACGTTCGCCAAGCGCGGCGACCTGCACGCGCGCCGCCGCGTTCTGAGCGTCATCGGCGACCGTGAGGTCGTGCACGTCCTCTTCACCGAGATCGCGCCGCTCGTGGCCGACCGTGAAGGCGGCTACACGCGCATCACGAAGGTCGGGAACCGCAAGGGCGACAACGCCCCCATGGCCGTGATCGAGCTCGTCCTCGAGCCCGTCACCCCGAAGGTGAAGTCGTCGAAGAAGAGCGCCGTCGCCGCCCCCGCCGCGGAGCCCGTGGCAGACGAGCCCGCCGAGGCGCCGGCCGAGGGCGAGACCGCCGCCGACCAGGCCGCAGCAGAGGAGGCCGCCGTGGCGTCCGAGCAGGCCGACGAGGTCGTGGCCGAGGAGAACGCCGAGAAGTAA
- a CDS encoding MerR family transcriptional regulator: MQIGELAERAEMSLRTIRHYDEVGLLKPSARTEGGFRLYTEQDLARLLVIRRMKPLGYTLEEMGAVLRVVDALTADPHDAAKRAELDEIRAEAQRRRDRLREQASMADDFLAQLDAR; encoded by the coding sequence ATGCAGATCGGCGAGCTCGCCGAGCGTGCCGAGATGTCGCTGCGTACCATCCGCCACTACGACGAGGTGGGGCTTCTCAAACCGTCCGCGCGCACCGAGGGCGGCTTCCGGCTCTACACGGAGCAGGACCTCGCCCGTTTGCTCGTTATCCGCCGTATGAAGCCGCTCGGCTACACGCTCGAGGAGATGGGTGCGGTCCTCCGCGTCGTCGACGCCCTCACGGCCGACCCGCACGATGCGGCGAAGCGCGCCGAGCTCGACGAGATCCGCGCGGAAGCGCAGCGTCGGCGCGATCGTCTGCGCGAACAGGCATCGATGGCGGACGACTTCCTCGCCCAGCTCGACGCGCGATGA
- a CDS encoding SulP family inorganic anion transporter: MTALTPARENASRYRIEPTVMQALRTPRLLTREVLAGLVVALALIPEAIAFSIIAGVDPQVGLFSSFVMAVAIAFVGGRPAMITAATGAIALVIAPVAREYGMDYLIATVLLGGLLQIVLALLGVAKLMRFIPRSVMVGFVNALAILIFTSQLPQLIGVPWLVYPLVAAGLLIMIVMPRLTKVVPAPLVAIVLVTAAVVVFAFQVPDVGGQGELPRSLPELFIPQVPLTLETLQIIAPYALGFAVVGLIESLLTAKLVDDITDTHSRKTREAWGQGVANVLSGAFGGMGGCAMIGQTMINVKASGARTRISTFLAGVFLLILVVALGDVVAIIPMAALVAVMIMVSVATFDWHSIHPATLRRMPLSETAVMVITVVATVMTHNLAIGVILGALTAMVLFARRVAHFVTVTRTIAEDEGVPTAYYAVDGELFFASSNDLTTQFDYAGDPDRIVIDMSRSHVWDASTVAALDAIVNKYERHGKRVVIEGMNETASAFHGRLSGGLGAGH, translated from the coding sequence ATGACAGCCCTCACCCCCGCACGCGAGAACGCATCCCGCTATCGCATCGAGCCGACGGTGATGCAGGCGCTGCGCACCCCGCGCCTGCTGACCCGCGAGGTGCTGGCCGGTCTCGTGGTCGCGCTCGCCCTCATCCCCGAGGCGATCGCCTTCTCGATCATCGCCGGCGTCGATCCTCAAGTGGGCCTGTTCTCCTCCTTCGTCATGGCCGTTGCGATCGCCTTCGTCGGCGGCAGGCCCGCGATGATCACCGCCGCCACCGGGGCGATCGCCCTGGTCATCGCCCCCGTCGCACGCGAATACGGCATGGACTACCTCATCGCGACCGTGCTGCTGGGCGGCCTCCTGCAGATCGTGCTCGCCCTGTTGGGCGTCGCGAAGCTCATGCGCTTCATCCCCCGATCCGTCATGGTCGGCTTCGTCAACGCGCTCGCGATCCTCATCTTCACGTCGCAGCTTCCGCAGCTGATCGGCGTGCCATGGCTCGTCTATCCGCTGGTCGCCGCCGGGCTGCTGATCATGATCGTCATGCCGCGGCTGACGAAGGTCGTTCCCGCGCCTCTCGTCGCCATCGTCCTGGTCACCGCCGCCGTCGTGGTCTTCGCCTTCCAGGTGCCCGACGTCGGGGGCCAGGGCGAGCTGCCGCGCAGCCTCCCCGAGCTGTTCATCCCGCAGGTGCCCCTCACGCTCGAGACGCTGCAGATCATCGCACCCTATGCGCTGGGTTTCGCCGTCGTCGGCCTCATCGAGTCCCTCCTGACGGCGAAGCTCGTCGACGACATCACCGACACGCACTCGCGCAAGACCCGCGAGGCGTGGGGTCAGGGCGTCGCGAACGTTCTCTCGGGCGCGTTCGGCGGCATGGGCGGTTGCGCGATGATCGGCCAGACCATGATCAACGTCAAGGCCTCGGGCGCGCGCACGCGCATCTCCACCTTCCTCGCGGGCGTCTTCCTGCTCATCCTGGTGGTCGCGCTGGGCGACGTCGTCGCGATCATCCCCATGGCCGCCCTCGTCGCCGTCATGATCATGGTGTCGGTGGCGACCTTCGACTGGCACAGCATCCACCCCGCGACCCTCAGGCGGATGCCGCTGAGCGAGACCGCCGTCATGGTCATCACCGTCGTGGCGACGGTGATGACGCACAACCTCGCCATCGGCGTCATCCTCGGCGCGCTGACCGCCATGGTGCTCTTCGCCCGCCGGGTCGCCCACTTCGTCACCGTGACGCGGACGATCGCGGAGGACGAGGGCGTCCCCACCGCCTACTACGCCGTCGACGGCGAGCTCTTCTTCGCCTCCAGCAACGACCTCACGACGCAGTTCGACTACGCAGGCGACCCCGACCGGATCGTCATCGACATGTCACGCTCGCACGTCTGGGACGCCTCCACCGTCGCCGCGCTCGACGCCATCGTGAACAAGTACGAGCGCCACGGCAAGCGGGTCGTCATCGAGGGCATGAACGAGACCGCCTCCGCCTTCCACGGGCGCCTCTCCGGCGGCCTCGGCGCCGGGCACTGA
- a CDS encoding DNA-directed RNA polymerase subunit alpha, with protein sequence MLIAQRPTLTEEKISEFRSRFVIEPLEPGFGYTIGNALRRSLLSSIPGAAVTSIRIDGVLHEFTTIPGVKEDVTEIILNIKQLVVSSERDEPITAYLRKTGSGEVTAADISAPAGVEVHNPELVIATLNDTAKFELELTIERGRGYVSATQNRNEYAEAGQIPVDSIYSPVLKVSYRVEATRAGERTDFDKLVLDVESKPSIAPRDAVASAGRTLTELFGLARELNVEAEGIEIGPAPVETVLSNELSMPIEDLDLSVRSYNCLKREGINTVSELVALSETQLMNIRNFGQKSVDEVRDKLVSLGLSLKDSVPGFDGASFYGGYDDETA encoded by the coding sequence GTGCTCATCGCACAGCGTCCCACCCTCACCGAGGAGAAGATCTCGGAGTTCCGCAGCCGGTTCGTCATCGAGCCGCTGGAGCCCGGCTTCGGTTACACGATCGGCAACGCGCTGCGCCGCAGCCTGCTGTCCTCCATCCCCGGCGCGGCGGTCACGAGCATCCGCATCGACGGCGTGCTCCACGAATTCACCACCATCCCGGGTGTCAAGGAGGATGTCACCGAGATCATCCTCAACATCAAGCAGCTCGTCGTCTCCTCGGAGCGCGACGAGCCCATCACCGCCTACCTGCGCAAGACCGGTTCGGGCGAGGTCACGGCGGCCGACATCTCCGCGCCGGCCGGCGTCGAGGTGCACAACCCGGAGCTCGTCATCGCGACGCTCAACGACACCGCCAAGTTCGAGCTCGAGCTGACGATCGAGCGCGGCCGCGGCTACGTCTCGGCGACCCAGAACCGCAACGAGTACGCCGAAGCCGGCCAGATCCCCGTGGACTCGATCTACTCGCCCGTGCTCAAGGTGAGCTACCGCGTCGAGGCGACGCGTGCCGGCGAGCGCACCGACTTCGACAAGCTCGTGCTGGACGTCGAGTCCAAGCCGTCGATCGCGCCCCGCGACGCCGTCGCGTCGGCCGGCCGCACCCTCACGGAGCTCTTCGGTCTCGCCCGCGAGCTCAACGTGGAGGCCGAGGGCATCGAGATCGGCCCCGCGCCGGTCGAGACCGTGCTCTCGAACGAGCTGTCGATGCCGATCGAGGACCTCGACCTGTCGGTCCGCTCGTACAACTGCCTCAAGCGCGAGGGCATCAACACGGTCTCGGAGCTGGTCGCCCTCTCCGAGACGCAGCTGATGAACATCCGCAACTTCGGTCAGAAGTCGGTCGACGAGGTGCGCGACAAGCTCGTCTCGCTGGGCCTGTCGCTGAAGGACTCGGTCCCCGGGTTCGACGGTGCGTCCTTCTACGGCGGCTACGACGACGAGACCGCCTGA
- the rpmJ gene encoding 50S ribosomal protein L36, which translates to MKVNPSVKPICDHCKVIRRHGRVMVICKSNPRHKQRQG; encoded by the coding sequence ATGAAGGTCAACCCCTCGGTCAAGCCGATCTGCGATCACTGCAAGGTGATCCGTCGCCACGGCCGCGTCATGGTGATCTGCAAGTCCAACCCGCGCCACAAGCAGCGCCAGGGCTGA
- a CDS encoding acyltransferase family protein: MSISPALLDAPPSASASPADGAAAAPSAVPRYAGLDGLRAVAVALVVAYHLFPGLGVRQGFIGVDVFFVISGFLITSLLLRETSRTGRIRLGEFWRRRARRLIPAIVVLILVCATWAWLQGGDALVGLGRQVLGALTFSYNWLSIQAGTGYFQEGTPELFRNLWSLAVEEQFYVVWPLVLPAVLLLRAQWARGAIAVLAAGASAGWMAALVAGGADPTRAYFGTDTHGFGILLGVALAFVAERALSAPRPWMSHAAVRIGMSGFAALALAALLLLATLQPTLGTATFPGALAAASLLSAAAIAGAVWPGSLFGRAIDASPLRWVGERSFGIYLWHWPLLVLLLPAAAADAEGVPAWIGGTALALTLAASWASYRWVEQPVRRLGYRGCLRRLRARLGGAPLTRLSAVLTILVICAGIAATTAGIAAAPARSSGEAAVFAGQAALRQGGSVGDRVPGTSTQPRPPLAPTPAGSPTAAPQPVAIAGDQVTAVGDSVMLASAGGLMDRLPGIQVDAAVSRSMHAAPGILESLSGSGQLRPFVVLALGTNGPVDDAALSRAADIAGPDRTLVLVNAYAPRDWIPGVNSDLEAFAATRENVVIADWSATAAAHTDLLAGDRIHPGQAGGRLFAETVASAVQGAEDARAQREFERAQLRSALATRLVVGDE, from the coding sequence ATGAGCATCTCACCCGCCCTTCTCGACGCGCCGCCCAGCGCCTCCGCATCGCCGGCTGACGGCGCAGCGGCGGCGCCGTCAGCCGTGCCGCGATACGCCGGGCTCGACGGGCTGCGCGCGGTCGCGGTCGCCCTCGTCGTGGCGTATCACCTGTTTCCCGGCCTCGGCGTGCGCCAGGGGTTCATCGGCGTCGACGTCTTCTTCGTCATCAGCGGCTTCCTCATCACCTCGCTCCTCCTGCGCGAGACCTCCCGCACCGGCCGGATACGCCTCGGCGAGTTCTGGCGGCGCCGCGCTCGTCGGCTGATCCCCGCCATCGTCGTCCTCATCCTGGTCTGCGCCACGTGGGCGTGGCTGCAGGGCGGCGACGCCCTGGTGGGCCTCGGCAGACAGGTGCTCGGCGCCCTGACGTTCAGCTACAACTGGCTCTCGATCCAAGCGGGGACGGGGTACTTCCAGGAGGGCACCCCCGAGCTCTTCCGCAATCTCTGGTCCCTCGCGGTCGAGGAGCAGTTCTACGTCGTCTGGCCCCTCGTGCTGCCGGCGGTGCTGCTCCTGCGGGCACAGTGGGCGCGGGGCGCGATCGCGGTCCTCGCCGCAGGGGCCTCCGCGGGGTGGATGGCCGCCCTCGTCGCCGGCGGTGCAGATCCCACGCGGGCGTACTTCGGAACCGACACGCACGGCTTCGGCATCCTGCTCGGCGTCGCGCTGGCCTTCGTCGCGGAGCGCGCGCTCTCAGCGCCGCGACCGTGGATGTCGCACGCAGCGGTTCGGATCGGCATGAGCGGATTCGCCGCCCTCGCCCTCGCCGCCCTGCTCCTGCTCGCCACGCTGCAGCCCACCCTCGGAACGGCGACGTTCCCGGGCGCGCTCGCGGCCGCCAGCCTGCTCTCCGCCGCCGCCATCGCGGGGGCCGTCTGGCCCGGTTCGCTCTTCGGCAGGGCCATCGACGCCTCTCCCCTGCGGTGGGTCGGCGAGCGCTCCTTCGGGATCTACCTCTGGCATTGGCCGCTCCTCGTGCTCCTGCTGCCCGCGGCGGCCGCCGACGCCGAGGGGGTTCCCGCCTGGATCGGCGGCACGGCGCTCGCACTCACGCTGGCCGCCTCCTGGGCTTCCTATCGGTGGGTGGAGCAGCCCGTTCGCAGGCTCGGCTACCGCGGCTGCCTGCGCAGACTTCGGGCGCGCCTCGGCGGCGCTCCGCTCACGCGCCTCTCCGCCGTGCTGACGATCCTCGTCATCTGCGCCGGCATCGCCGCGACCACCGCGGGCATCGCGGCCGCCCCCGCCCGGTCCTCCGGCGAGGCGGCGGTCTTCGCCGGCCAGGCAGCGCTTCGGCAGGGCGGATCCGTCGGCGATCGCGTCCCCGGCACGTCGACGCAGCCGCGCCCGCCGCTGGCGCCGACCCCGGCGGGATCGCCCACGGCGGCACCGCAGCCCGTCGCGATCGCCGGCGACCAGGTCACGGCCGTGGGCGACTCGGTCATGCTCGCCTCGGCAGGCGGCCTGATGGATCGCCTGCCCGGTATCCAGGTGGATGCCGCGGTGTCGCGCTCGATGCATGCCGCTCCCGGCATCCTCGAGTCCCTCTCCGGATCGGGGCAGCTCCGGCCCTTCGTGGTGCTCGCCCTGGGCACCAACGGGCCCGTCGACGATGCCGCTCTCTCGCGGGCGGCGGACATCGCCGGCCCCGATCGCACCCTCGTCCTCGTCAACGCCTACGCACCGCGCGACTGGATCCCCGGCGTCAACTCCGACCTCGAGGCTTTCGCAGCGACCCGCGAGAACGTCGTCATCGCCGACTGGTCGGCCACGGCGGCGGCGCATACGGACCTGCTGGCGGGCGACCGCATCCACCCCGGCCAGGCCGGTGGGCGACTCTTCGCCGAAACGGTCGCGTCGGCGGTGCAGGGAGCGGAGGACGCACGCGCCCAGAGGGAGTTCGAGCGCGCGCAGCTTCGCTCCGCGCTCGCGACCCGCCTCGTCGTCGGCGACGAATAG
- the rpsK gene encoding 30S ribosomal protein S11: protein MAQAKSAARKPRRKEKKNIAVGQAHIKSTFNNTIVSITDPSGAVISWASSGGVGFKGSRKSTPYAAGMAAESAARQAQEHGVKKVDVFVKGPGSGRETAIRSLTAAGLEVGSIQDVTPQAHNGCRPPKRRRV from the coding sequence ATGGCACAGGCCAAGAGCGCCGCGCGCAAGCCGCGTCGCAAGGAGAAGAAGAACATCGCGGTGGGCCAGGCCCACATCAAGTCGACGTTCAACAACACGATCGTCTCGATCACCGACCCGTCGGGCGCCGTCATCAGCTGGGCGTCCTCGGGCGGTGTGGGCTTCAAGGGCTCGCGCAAGTCGACGCCGTACGCCGCCGGCATGGCGGCCGAGTCCGCCGCCCGCCAGGCGCAGGAGCACGGAGTGAAGAAGGTCGACGTCTTCGTGAAGGGCCCCGGCTCGGGCCGCGAGACCGCGATCCGCTCGCTGACCGCCGCCGGCCTCGAGGTCGGGTCCATCCAGGACGTGACGCCGCAGGCGCACAACGGCTGCCGTCCCCCCAAGCGCCGCCGCGTCTGA
- the rfbC gene encoding dTDP-4-dehydrorhamnose 3,5-epimerase — translation MIFRTTPIAGVAIIDLEEHSDDRGFFARSFDRAEFEAAGLDPHIEQANISYNHRAGTLRGMHFQIAPSPETKLIRCTRGAIVDTIVDMRWDSPTRLQHVSVELSADNRRALYVPAYFAHGYQTLVDDTEVTYMVSGGYAPTAERGLRHDDPALGLTWPLPVADISAKDASWPLLSEWTDEQLAAVTGGRP, via the coding sequence GTGATCTTCCGCACCACCCCGATCGCGGGGGTCGCGATCATCGACCTCGAGGAGCACAGCGACGACCGCGGCTTCTTCGCGCGCTCGTTCGATCGAGCCGAGTTCGAGGCGGCGGGCCTGGACCCGCACATCGAACAGGCGAACATCTCATACAACCACCGCGCGGGGACGCTGCGGGGGATGCACTTCCAGATCGCTCCGAGCCCGGAGACGAAGCTGATCCGCTGCACGCGCGGAGCGATCGTCGACACGATCGTCGACATGCGGTGGGACTCCCCCACGCGCCTGCAGCACGTGTCGGTGGAGCTTTCGGCAGACAACCGCCGCGCCCTGTACGTGCCCGCGTACTTCGCTCACGGGTACCAGACCCTCGTCGACGACACGGAGGTCACCTACATGGTCTCGGGCGGCTACGCCCCGACGGCGGAGCGGGGACTGCGGCACGACGACCCCGCGCTGGGGCTGACCTGGCCGCTGCCCGTCGCGGACATCTCGGCGAAGGACGCCTCCTGGCCGCTCCTGTCGGAGTGGACGGACGAGCAGCTGGCCGCCGTGACGGGAGGGAGGCCGTGA
- a CDS encoding NAD(P)H-dependent oxidoreductase: MILIDRALAQRESDGNPIGVALVGAGFMGRGLINQIVNSVPGMQISVVVNRTLEKAERALRDAGITDVRVVTDAAGVDAAVAAGAVAITTDHRAACSAESVDALVEATGAVEYGCHVVVDAIAARKDIVLMNAEVDGTVGPILSRRAKAAGVVLTGCDGDQPGVQMNLVRFVRGIGLTPLVCGNIKGLQDEYRTPATQAAFAAKWGQDPYMVTSFADGTKVSFEQAIVANATGMSVERRGMRGADHSGHVDELTGAYDVEELERQGGVVDYVVGAQPGPGVFVLATHDDPKQRHYLNLYKLGEGPLYSFYTPYHLCHFEVPNTVARAVEFRDAALEPLGAPTVEVVTVAKTDLPAGTVLDGLGGFHTYGVAERADTTAAQELLPIGVAEGCRTLRDIAKDEVLTYADVELPEGRLVDALRAEQAAELPAALQRA; the protein is encoded by the coding sequence GTGATCCTCATCGACCGCGCGCTGGCTCAGCGCGAATCTGACGGAAACCCGATCGGCGTCGCGCTCGTGGGCGCCGGTTTCATGGGGCGGGGCCTGATCAATCAGATCGTCAACAGCGTTCCGGGGATGCAGATCTCGGTCGTCGTGAACCGCACCCTGGAGAAGGCCGAACGCGCCTTGCGGGACGCCGGGATCACCGACGTGCGCGTCGTGACCGACGCCGCGGGTGTGGATGCCGCGGTCGCCGCCGGCGCTGTGGCGATCACGACGGATCACCGGGCAGCGTGCAGCGCGGAATCCGTCGACGCCCTCGTAGAGGCGACGGGAGCCGTCGAGTACGGCTGCCACGTGGTGGTCGACGCGATCGCGGCGCGCAAGGACATCGTGCTCATGAACGCCGAGGTCGACGGAACCGTGGGCCCTATCCTCAGCAGGCGGGCCAAGGCCGCCGGGGTCGTGCTCACGGGGTGCGACGGCGACCAGCCGGGCGTCCAGATGAACCTCGTCCGCTTCGTCCGCGGCATCGGGCTGACCCCGCTCGTCTGCGGCAACATCAAGGGCCTCCAGGACGAGTACCGCACCCCGGCCACGCAGGCGGCGTTCGCCGCGAAGTGGGGTCAGGACCCGTACATGGTCACGAGCTTCGCCGACGGCACGAAGGTGTCGTTCGAGCAGGCGATCGTCGCCAATGCCACCGGAATGAGCGTCGAGCGTCGCGGCATGCGCGGCGCCGATCACTCCGGTCACGTCGACGAGCTCACGGGCGCGTACGACGTGGAGGAGCTCGAGCGGCAGGGCGGCGTCGTCGACTATGTCGTGGGCGCGCAGCCCGGGCCCGGCGTCTTCGTGCTCGCGACGCACGACGACCCGAAGCAGCGTCACTACCTGAACCTGTACAAGCTCGGCGAAGGTCCGCTCTACAGCTTCTACACGCCCTATCACCTCTGCCACTTCGAAGTGCCGAACACCGTCGCCCGCGCGGTCGAGTTCCGCGACGCGGCGCTCGAGCCGCTCGGTGCGCCGACCGTGGAGGTCGTGACCGTCGCCAAGACGGATCTGCCGGCCGGCACGGTCCTCGACGGCCTCGGCGGCTTCCACACCTACGGCGTCGCCGAGCGGGCCGACACCACGGCGGCACAGGAGCTGCTGCCGATCGGGGTCGCCGAGGGATGCCGCACGCTGCGCGATATCGCGAAGGACGAGGTGCTCACCTACGCCGACGTCGAGCTGCCCGAGGGCCGCCTCGTCGACGCTCTCCGCGCGGAACAGGCGGCAGAGCTGCCCGCCGCTCTCCAGCGGGCCTGA
- a CDS encoding sugar phosphate nucleotidyltransferase: MSDVSTVVPEKADIPVVILCGGMGTRIREASEKLPKPLIEIGGKPILWHIMKIYAANGFRRFVLPLGYKGDQIRDFFLTYGDQGRDVTVNLASGGSPQWYGEAQTEDWEVTLVETGIETGTGARIKRVARYLDQPYFLQTYGDGIGNVDIGALYAQHVASGLVSTVTGVHPTSRFGEMHVSGERVTEFNEKPTMADGWVSGGFFAHKREMVDRYLDEDPDLLLEKKPLQQLAADGNLGVFTHEGFWMGMDTYRDWTELNGLWDSGDAAWKVWG; this comes from the coding sequence ATGTCCGACGTCAGCACCGTCGTGCCTGAAAAGGCCGACATCCCCGTCGTCATCCTGTGCGGGGGCATGGGAACACGCATCCGGGAAGCCAGCGAGAAGCTGCCCAAGCCGCTCATCGAGATCGGCGGCAAGCCGATCCTGTGGCACATCATGAAGATCTACGCCGCGAACGGATTCCGCCGATTCGTCCTCCCCCTCGGGTACAAGGGCGACCAGATCCGCGACTTCTTCCTCACCTACGGCGATCAGGGGCGCGACGTCACCGTCAACCTCGCCAGCGGAGGGTCGCCGCAGTGGTACGGCGAGGCCCAGACCGAGGACTGGGAGGTCACGCTCGTCGAGACCGGCATCGAGACCGGCACGGGAGCGCGCATCAAGCGCGTGGCCCGATACCTCGACCAGCCCTACTTCCTGCAGACATACGGCGACGGCATCGGCAACGTCGACATCGGCGCCCTCTACGCCCAGCACGTCGCGAGCGGGCTCGTCTCGACGGTCACGGGCGTGCACCCGACGAGCCGCTTCGGCGAGATGCACGTCTCGGGCGAGCGCGTGACGGAGTTCAACGAGAAGCCGACCATGGCGGACGGCTGGGTCTCCGGCGGCTTCTTCGCGCACAAGCGGGAGATGGTCGACCGATACCTCGACGAGGACCCGGATCTGCTCCTGGAGAAGAAGCCGCTGCAGCAGCTCGCAGCCGACGGCAACCTGGGTGTCTTCACGCACGAGGGCTTCTGGATGGGCATGGACACGTACCGCGACTGGACCGAGCTCAACGGGCTCTGGGACTCCGGCGACGCGGCCTGGAAGGTGTGGGGCTGA